AGCAAACTTCAAGATGTAGAATCTACAATTGCCGTAAAATCGTCTCAATATACAGAAAATAGCCCAAATATTCAAAATCTGCTGATTCAAAAACAAAATTTACTGAATTTAATTCTCAAAGAAAGATCGCAGATTTTGGGAATAAAATTGTCAAATACGAATATGAATTCTTTATATTCAGCCGCACCAAATTCTGCTCGTCTGCGAGAAATTCAGAAATTTATGGAGACAACTAAGCAAATTGAACTATTGAAAACCCAAAAACAATCTCTTAATCAATCTGAACTTTCTCTGCGGAAGCAAGTTAAACAGTTTCCCTTTTTAATCCGCCAAAAAGATGATTTAGAACGACAATTAAAAATTGCTGTTGATAATCTAAATCGTTTTTTAAACGAACGGGAAAGATTACGCATAGATGCGGCCCAAAAGCAAATACCTTGGCAGATACTTACTCCTCCTACTCAGCCTGAAAATCTTGCACTAAGTACCGTACAAACTTTAATCTTAGGAGTGCTTTTAGGGTTATTATTAAGCACAGGATTGGCTTTGCTTATAGATACACTCAACAATGTTTTTTACAATCTTGAAGAAATTAAAGATAAAACTAAACTACCAATATTAGGAAATATCCCTAATATTAAATTTAGCCAAAATGGTAAGCTTTCTCAAAGACTTAATCCATCAAATTTTTGGGAATCCTTTCGCTCTATTCACACAAATATTTCTCTCCTAAATAGTGATAATTCTATCCGTTCTCTAGCAATTATTTCAGCTACTGCTGGAGATGGTAAATCAACCATTGCTATTTACTTAGCTCAGACAGCAGCAGCAATGGGTAAACGGGTGTTATTAGTAGATGCAAATCTGCGTCATCCTAGTATCCACGAAATATTGAATTTACCCAATACGGAAGGATTAAGCAATCTTATTACTGAAGAACTAAGTTTTGAGGATGTTATCCACAGAAACAGTAGCGGTATCGGTGAAAAAAATGATGATGTGAGGAAAAAAAATTCAAAAAATATAGAACAATTATCCTTGGGGCATAACTTATCTATCTTAACTACTGGTCAAATTCCCTCCAATCCTACAATTTTACTTTCATCTCCTCAAATGAAAAATTTGACAGCACAATTTAAACAAAATTTTGACTTAATTATATATGATACATCACATTTATTAGGTTTTGCAGATACTAATCTGCTTACCAGACATATAGATGCAAGTATTTTAGTTATCAGAATAGGTAAAACAAACCGTTCTTGTTTAGCAAAAGGATTAGAGCAATTAAATTTTTCTTCCACTCCTATGTTAGGTGCTATCGCTATTGATTTATAAGAAAAAATTTACTCAGATTTTAAATATCTGGTGAATATTTTTGCAACTACAACAACATAATCTAAAAAAGATATGCTAAACGCAAACAAGGAAATTCCAATTCAAAATCTTACTTCATCCTTAGAATTTGAACCTGCAAAAATTGATATAATTGGCTCTCCTGTAACTGCCTTACCCTTTGAGGTACAAATCAATATTATTTTAGAATGGGCTATGAATAAAGTCAGCAAAGTTATTTGTGTGGCTAATACTCATATGCTAGTAGAATCTTATTGGCAGCCTGAATTTTCTTCTGTTTTAAAGAATGCAGATATTGTTACTCCTGATGGGATGCCACTGGTTTGGATGTTAAAATTAATGGGTGCTGGTACTCAAAACCGCGTTGCTGGTATGGATATTCTTTTATCTTTGTGTAAATTAGCTCCACTAAGAGATATTCATCTTTTTTTCTTAGGTGCTAATCCAATAACTTTAGCCCAAATGAGAAAGAATTTAGCACAGTTTTTTCCGAATGTGACAATTGCTGGAATGGAGCCTTTACCATTCCGTCCACTCACACCTAAAGAGGATGAAGCTATTATTAAAAAAATTCACGATAGTGGAGCAGGAATAGTTTTAGTAGCTCTAGGATGTCCAAAACAAGAGTTTTGGATGGATCAACACAAAGACAAAATTCAGGCTGTCATGATTGGTTTGGGGGGAGCATTTTCTGTTTTTGCAGATACTCACAAAAGAGCGCCCTATTGGCTACGTCATTTAGGAGCGGAGTGGTTATATCGTCTGATTCAAGAACCATTGAGACTATTCAGTCGCTACGGTACAACTATCCCAGTTTTTATATGGCTGGCTTTAAAGCAATACCTTGGACTCAAAAAAGAGTGTCAACCACCCATCACTTCCCTTCGGGTAAGTGAGGGCTTGTAAAAGTCTAGTTGACCAGACTCAGTTCTTGACCGAACTACGTTAGAGGTAAGAGTTAAAGACCTACCAGGGGATGCGTAGCTAGTTCCCTGCTCTAGAACTTTTAAGTTAAACAGGTTTAAGGGTTAAACCAGTGCTTTTAAGATAGTTACCGACCTCTAACATTGTCGTTCGCGCCAGCGTGCCGGAGGCATTCAGCTAACATTACCCGAAAGGAGGGACTTCATGTCCAAAATATTTGTAATTGACACTGACAAACGACCATTAGATCCAATCCATTCAGCACAGACTAGGCAATTCCTAAAAAACAAAAAAGCAGCAATATTTAGACAGTTTCCGTTCACAATTATTCTCAAAGAATCGCGTCCTGATTCTCCTGTTTCTCCTTTGAGATTAAAATTCAAACCGGAGACATTGTTAAAGCTGTTGTCATAAAAGGTAAAAAGATTGGGGCATATATCGGACGAGTAGCAGTGAGAACTAGCGGTAGTTTCAATATCTCAACAGCGTCTGGACTGATTCAAGGCATCTCTCATAAATACTGTAAATCAATTCACAAAAAGGACGGTTACGAATATGGAAAATAAAAGATTTGTTAATTGCTCAACTGTCCCTCTCATTGTTTGTGCTGGCGCACAAAATTACTCAAGGGACGTTTCACAATTAACCCAAATTCCTCCCATCACCAAACTAAGTACAGTTTTGGTGGGGGTCTCCTGGAGGTTTAGATGAAGAGAGAGGGTTGATGTAGTAGAGTTATATTGATAGCGTGGCTTACTTCACGCTATCAGCAAACCCTAATTATGAATTTCTGCAAAAATGCGATCGCAAATTTTTGATTCTTGATGACTTAATTGTTTTAATTTATGAGTTAAATCTGCTGTTAGCCTTTTAGCTTCTAGCTTTAAATTTCCATTCATATAATCTACAGCTTTAATAGGTTCACCAATATGAATATTCACATCAGTACCCCAATGAGGATAGGGTTCACTGTACTGAATACCGACAGGTATAATTTTAGTTCCTAATCCTGGGTAGCTTGATTCAGCAGTCATAGCTAAACGGGCGATTCCTGCTTTGAGAGGGTGAAGTTGACCATCACGATGAATACCACCTTCGGGATAAATAACTAACATTTCCCCTTGTTGCATTAACTCTACTGTATGCCGGAGAGTAGAGATCGCCGGACGTTGAGTATTCACAGGAAACCCCCCCATTCGCAGCACAAACCAACCTTGCAGCCCCTGACATTCATTACTCGTTACCATAAATCGCATATCTCTACCCGTCACACAACGACCAGTAGCGTAGGGCAAAACCAAGGAATCCCAACGGGAACGATGGGTAGGAGCAAGAATAACAGGACCACTTGTCGGAATATTTTCGCGTCCAGTCACTTTAATATGCCCAAAGAAAGATGGCAAAACTATGTAACGCCCTAGAAAATAAGCTACAGGAATTAACCACGGAGAAACCCGTGAGGTACTCTGAGCCATCAATGGTGGCCGAGCGGAGTTGAGGTGAGGATTTATCGGCACATTTGTGGTTTTTGAATGGCGGTTAGTAGAAGCAAAGTATGATTTGATCATAACGGCGGCTGATTTTTTAGCGAATAAAAGATGACACAAACTTGATTATGTCCACCGTAGATTTTCTTGGGTAATTTTTGTTTTCCCATCTGGACAGTTTGATCTGTGTCTGTTATTTTTGCTGACGTTGGGTAGCAAACCAACTTTGTAATTGTTCTCGACAATCTGATTCTAGAACACCTCCTAGCACTTTCAGACGGTGATTAGAGGCTGGGTGATCAGGGATGTTGATAACAGTACGAATTGCACCAGTTTTAGTATCGTCTATCCCATAGATCAATTTTCCTAATCGGGAATGAACTATAGCACCGGCACACATCGGACAGGGTTCTAGAGTTACATATAAAGTACATTGATGCAAGCGCCAACTTTGTAAAATTTGACTAGCAGCCCGAATCGCCATAATTTCCGCGTGCGCGGTCGGATCTTGATCCCGTTCTTTGCGATTTTCACCGACAGCAACCACGTGATTGCCTGTGTCAACAATCACAGCACCAACAGGAACTTCCCCAGCATTACCTGCCACCTGTGCTAATTCCAGGGCGTAATTCATCCATTTTCTATGTTTTAAATATTCTGGGTATTCAAGCATGGGAGGAGTCAGTTGTCAGTTGTCAGTTGTCAGTTGTCAGTTGTCAGTGGTTAGTTGTCAGTGGTTCAGAAGAAGAAAGGAAGAAGAAGGGAAAATAAGCAGAAAATTACCCAATTATCAATTACCCATTACCCGCCAACTCAGATAATAGGGGGTCAAGTTGAGCTTTTGTATCTAGCTGATACAGGTCATCACAACCGCCAATATGTTGATTATTAATGAAGATTTGGGGGACGCTGCGGCCACCGTTGGCGCGTTCTGCCATGTTTGCTCTAGCTGTTTCGTCGCCATCAATTTTGTATTCGGTGAAATTAACACCTTTCCACCATAGTAGCATTTTGGCGCGAATGCAATAGGGACAAGTTTGCCAAGTATAAATTTCAACATTGGCTTTGATTCGCTCTGGATGGCGACCTAGAAGGGAATTGAAGAATTTTAGCATATTGTTAATTAAGAGGTTTTCTTTTCATTAAATCTCATCTAGAAACATCCAGTTTAATAGATTGAGTCGCCTTAGTCGTACTCCCAACATGATATATTTTTCAAGAGTATCAATAAATGTTTCAATTATTTGGAAACTTTTTTCAGGTTCTTGTAAAAAACTGGATTATGAAATTTAGCAAATTATCTGTAATTTTACCTGGTATAGCCGCCCCTTTAATCTTGATTTTGAGTGGTTGTAGTGATGAACCACAAAATAATACAAAGAATCCTGTTAGCAAGCCCCAAGGAGAAGTTACTCGCGTCCTCTGGAACCGCATTAAAAGCCGTGGACAGCTTGTTTGTGGGACTAGCGGTGAACTACCAGGATTTAGTTTTGTGGGGACTGACGGCAAATATAGCGGTATTGACGTTGATATTTGTCGGGCTATAGCAGCAGCAGTATTTGATAATCCTGATGCTGTAGAATACCGCAATCTCAACGCTAAAGAGCGATTTACAGCTTTGCAAACTGGAGAAATAGATATTCTCAGTCGCAATACTAGCTGGACTTTTAGCCGCGCAACTTCCCAAGGTTTAGATTTTGCCCCGGTGGTATTTTACGATGGTCAAGCTGTAATGGTTCGCAAAAATAGCAATATTAAATCTATCAAAGACCTGAAAGACAAAGCTATTTGTGTGCAAACTGGAACTACCACTGAACAGAATTTAGCAGACCAAATGCGGAAACGGGGTCTTACTTATAAATCCGTTGTTTTTGAGGATGTGAATGTTACCTTTGCAACCTATGCGGAAGGTCGTTGTGATGCTGTGACAACAGACCGTTCTGGGTTAGTTTCTCGACGCACAACCCTACCTAAACCAGAAGATAATGTGATTTTAGATGATGTTCTTTCTTCCGAACCTCTTGCGCCAGCAGTTGCTAAAGGCGACACTAAGTGGAGTGATATAGTTAAGTGGACTGTTTATGCTTTGGTAAAAGCAGAAGAATTGGGAATTAATTCTCAAAATTTAGCAGAGTTTGCAAATAGCAAAGATCCCGAGATTAAACGTTTTTTAGGAACAGAAGGAAACCTGGGAGAAGGAATTGGTTTGACAAATGATTTTGCTGCCAGGATAGTAAAACACGTTGGTAATTATGGCGAAATTTATGATCACAATTTGGGAACAAAGACCAAGATAAATCTTCCTCGTGGTCAAAATCAACTGGGAATAAAAGGGGGATTACTTTATTCTCCACCTTTTCGGTAAAAAATATTGGGCGACTAGAAGTCACTACTACACAAGCAAAGTCCACCTCCGTGGACTAATATAAATAATATAAAATTAGAGATTTATTAACCTGCGAAGGCAGGTTTTGTCTGTATAGCTGCTACTTCTAGTAGCCCGGAGTAAAAATATTGGGCGACTAGAAGTCACTACTACACAAGCAAAGTCCACCTCCGTGGACTAATATAAATAATATAAAATTAGAGATTTATTAACCTGCGAAGGCAGGTTTTGTCTGTATAGCTGCTACTTCTAGTAGCCCGGAGTAAAAATATTGGGCGACTAGAAGTCACTACTACACAAGCAAAGTCCACCTCCGTGGACTAATATAAATAATATAAAATTAGAGATTTATTAACCTGCGAAGGCAGGTTTTGTCTGTATAGCCGCTACTTCTAGTAGCCCGGAGTAAAAATATTGGGCGACTAGAAGTCACTACTACACAAGCAAAGTCCACCTCCGTGGACTAATATAAATAATATAAAATTAGAGATTTATTAACCTGCGAAGGCAGGTTTTGTCTGTATAGTTCCGCGACTTCTAGTCGTTCGGAGTATAATAACCCAAGTTGCTAGTTATATAGTTGAGGCTGGTAATGGGTAATAAAATCCCAGTTTTAATCCTGTTAATCCTTAAATCCTGGATATCCTGATTCTGACAGTTTCCGTAACTAGCAACTTATGTTAATAAATTAAACCAATGACTAATTCTAAACCTCCATTATGGCGTGATAATCGGTTTTGGCAAAATGCTATCCAGCTAGTTTTTGTGTTTTTAGCAATATTGATAGTTATGATCTTGTGGGGGAATGTCAGACGAAATTTACAACAATTAGGAATTCAATTTGGCTTTAATTTTCTCAAGCAACAAGCATCTTTTGATATTGGTGAAACTCTGATTAACTATAAACCAACGGATGCTTATAATTACGCTTTATTAGTGGGATTAATTAATTCCCTACGAATAGCAGTTATGGGAATTTTTCTCACCACAATTGTGGGAATTACTGCGGGAATTGCGCGACTGTCAGATAATTGGTTAGTGAGAAATATTACTGTAGTTTATGTAGAAGTTTTTCGGAATACACCATTATTATTGCAGTTGCTATTTTGGTACTTTGCGGTTTTCTTGAGTTTTCCCAAAGCCGAAAATAAAAGTTCCTTTTTGGGTTTTGCTAAATTTAGTCAAAACGGAATTGAACTTCCTTGGTTTACCTTGTCTCCAGAGTTTTCTAGTTTGTTATTGGGGTTGACTTTTTACACAGGTGCATTTATTGCGGAAATTGTCCGGGGGGGAATTCAATCAGTACCGAAAGGACAAATAGAAGCAGCCAAATCCTTGGGATTAAAACCAGGTTTAGCAATGCGATTGGTGATTTTTCCCCAAGCTTTGCGGGTGATTATTCCCCCATTAACTAGTCAATATTTAAATTTAACAAAAAATTCCAGTTTAGCGATCGCAATCGGTTATCCTGATATTTATTTTGTTGCTTCTACCACTTTTAACCAAACTGGTAAAGCTGTAGAAGTGATGCTGTTAATTATGATTACCTATCTGACTTTGAGTTTAATGATTTCCCTGACTATGAATTTATTTAATCGTTCTGTGCAAATTAAAGAAAGATAAAAAGAATAACCCCACCCCCAACCCCCTCCCCGCTCTTCGAGAGGGGGCTATGATATACCTGATACTTTTAGGAAATACTATGATAATTAAACTTACTTGGTTAAGAAAAAATCTCTTTAATAATTGGTACAATAGTTTATTAACTGTTGTTTGTTTTATATTTCTATTTTGGCTATTTCAAGGATTTTTTACTTGGTTAATTACTAAAGCACAATGGCAAGTAATCCAAGTTAATTTACAATTATTTTTAGTAGGAAGATTTCCTCAAAGTTTAGCTTGGCGGATTTGGGTTGTTTTGGGAATATCTACAACTTTAGCCGCAATTACTGGGGGTGCATTTACCAAAAAAGCAATATTTACAAAACACAATTTTCTGATTTCTACTCTTATTATTGGCGTTTTATTATTTATTGTCCCAATACCATTAATAAACCGTTTATGGTTATTATTAATTACAGGTTTAATCTTTGCAGGTTTGATAATTGGTCAAAAATTCACTAAAATCATTACACCTTGGCTTTCGCTTATTTGGTTATTATCTTTTCCCATAATTATCTGGTTAATTGGTGGAGGTTTAGGATTACAATCTGTATCAACAAGCCTATGGAATGGGTTATTACTTACCCTATTAATGGCAATAATTAGTATTGTTCTTTCCTTCCCTATGGGAGTTTTACTCGCATTAGGAAGAACAAGTAATTTACCTGTAGTGCGGTGGTTTTCTATTCTTTATATTGAAATTGTCAGAGGATTACCATTAATTGGAATTTTGTTTTTAGCCCAAGTCATGTTACCCTTATTCTTACCAGCAGACTTACGTTTAGATAGATTACTCAGAGGAATTACCGGATTAATATTATTTAGTGCAGCATACATGGCCGAAAACGTGCGCGGGGGATTACAAGCAATTCCCAGAGGACAAATAGAAGCAGCCAAAGCCCTAGGATTAAATACACCTTTAGTCTTGATATTAGTAATATTACCCCAAGCCTTACGCGCAGTTATTCCGGCAATTGTCGGTCAATTTATTGGCTTATTTAAAGACACCTCACTTTTATCATTAGTGGGATTAGTAGAATTAACAGGAATGGCCCGCTCTATATTAGCACAACCGCAGTTTTTAGGAAGATATGCAGAAGTATATTTATTTATTGGTTTGATTTATTGGCTATTTTGTTATTCCATGTCATTAGCTGCTAAAAACCTAGAAAAACAATTAACAACATAGGTTAGGTTGACGCTCATGTTACCCAACATTTATTAAGATTATTAAAATAGGAGTAATCTATGACAGAATCAAAACCCATAATAATTGCTAAAGATGTTCATAAATGGTATGGTAAATTTCATGTTCTCCAAGGTGTCAGTTTGACCGTAGAACGGGGAGAAGTCGTGGTTTTAATGGGACCTTCCGGTTCAGGAAAATCAACCTTCATTAGAACATTTAACGCTTTAGAAGAATATCAACAGGGAATTATTACCATTGACGGAATTACAATCAGTCATGATTTAAAAAATATTGAAACCATTCGGAAAGAAGTGGGGATGGTATTTCAGCAATTTAACTTATTTCCCCATTTAACAGTTCTCCAAAATATCACATTAGCGCCAACCTATGTCCGCAAAATATCCAAAGTTAAAGCCGAAGAATTAGCAATGCAATTATTAGAAAGAGTGGGAATTTTAGCACAAGCGCAAAAATATCCAGGACAATTATCTGGAGGACAACAACAACGAGTAGCCATAGCGCGTGCATTAGCAATGCAACCAAAAATCATGTTATTTGATGAACCCACATCAGCATTAGATCCAGAAATGGTGAGAGAAGTTTTAGATGTCATGCGAAATTTAGCCAGTGAAGGAATGACAATGGTAGTTGTCACCCATGAAGTCGGATTTGCGCGGGAAGTTGCTGATAGAGTGGTGCTAATGGATAGCGGTTTGTTAGTTGAATCCTCTACCCCCGACACCTTTTTTACTAATCCCAAAGAAGAGAGAACCAGAAAATTTTTATCACAAATTCTTTAGAGGGTGTTTGAAAAGTATTAAATAAAACCAATAATCTCCAAAAACCTAACCCCCCTGCCCCCCTTCCCTAGGAGGGAAGGGGGGTTTCAAAGCCTCTCCCCGCTTCGGGGAGAGGTTTGGAGAGGGGTTAATTTATACCTTGAAAACTTTTAAAACATCCTCTTAAAGAAGAGAACTCCAAAAAATAAATTATCCAATATTGTGGGATGGGCATCTGGCCCCTCCTGATATTATTAGCAGCCTGTTTAGGCTATACCACAAACAATTCTGGAATATTTTTTTATTTGCAAGTCTCTACAAGGATAAAAACCCCCTCAATAAATATATTTAGGAGAATTTTAATTTTTCTTCTCTTCTATCTTCTTCTTCTTCTTTTCTTCCTTCGTGTCCTTCGTCCCTATCCCTGACGGGACGCTCCGCGAACGTGGTTCATTCAATCCATATTCCTCAAAGGAGTTGACCAAACTATTAATTCACCCTGTTCACCACCAGCGGCTAATAATTGTCCTTGAGGATGCCAAGATAGAGTAGAAAAACCTGCCAAAGTGTCAGTAAAAATCTGTGATACTTCTTTGTTTTCATCCCACAAACACAACCAACCGTCAGCGCCAGCAGAAGCGAGAATAAAGCTTTGAGGTGCAAAAGATATAGCTTGAATAATATCCACATGATTGGTTAATACTTGCGCTTCCCAACCTACAGATTCATCTGCGGACTTTTCCCATAAAACTATGCCCTCAACGCTGGAAACAGCCAGCAGTGGCGCACCAGTGGATGTTTTTAGTTCTGACCATGCTAGATGACGAATTTTCCCTGGAAAGCCCCGCATGACCCAAGGATCAGGGTTTTCCCATTGTAAAACAGTGAGAGTCCGATCCATATTTCCAGATGCTAAATATTCACCATCACTAGACCAAGCTATTGCTGTACTGACGGTAGACATTGCAAGTATAAATGGTTCTTGGTTCCAATCTTGAGTAGACCAAACTTTCACCCCTTTATAGCCATTAATAGCCAAATATTTGCCATCTTTGCGCCAATCAATTCCCAAAATTGAGGAATCATTAAAGGTGAGAGTGACAACAATTTCTGATGTGTCTGCATCCCAAATTTGCACATAACGCCCTAAACTAAAAGCTAGTTGATTACTAGTATGATTCCATGCTAATTGATCAACCCAAACAGGGGCATTTTCTAAGGTGGTAATTAATTTATTTTCGCACCAAATTTTCACTTTTCCATCTTGTCCACCAATGGCTAAATATTTACCATCATGGGAAAAAGCCAAACAATTTACTGCTTTATCTGTGGCAGATTGCAAGGTTATTAATTCGTCATTTTTCCATAAAACAACTTCTCCAGCAGCAGAACTAGCTGCGAGTATTTCACCTTGAGGAGACCAAGCTAAAGCAGTGACGTAATCTGCAAGTTTTGTGGAATAATGTTTGGTAAATTCTGGAGATGTACTGGTTGTTAAGTTCATAGTTTTTATATTTTATTTTCAGTATTGGGGCGACTAGAAGTCGCTACTACACAAGCAAAGTCCACCTGCGTGGACTAAATTTATAACCCACGAAGGTGGGTTTTGTCTGTATAGCTGTGACTTCTAGTCGCCTTTTTTTCTAACTCATGCAAGCAAAAAAATCTTGTTTCAATTTAGCTTCATCTAAATTTCTACCAATAAATACAAGTTCATTTTTACGCTTTTCATTGACTTTCCAAGGTCTATCGGCTTTACCCTCAAATATCATGTGGACTCCTTGGAAAACAAAACGATCATCTTCATTTTCAATATTTAAAATCCCCTTCATTCTGAAAATATCTGTCCCTTGAGTTCTGAGTAATTCTGACATCCAGGCATTGATTTTTTCACCATTTACAGAACCATCTGCAACTATAGCCACAGAATAAACACTTTCATCATGAACATGAGCATCTTCTCCTAAGAAATGAGGATCAATTTCTAAAGCATGATCTAAATTAAATGCGTTCACTCCTAATAAAGCTGACATTGCTAATTCAGAATTATGGGTGCGGTGAATTTTTGCCATTGCATTCATTGAGCGAATACGAGTTTCTAACTCATTTAAAACTTCTGGTGTTACTAAATCAGTTTTATTCAATAAAATCACATCAGCAAAAGCAATTTGTTCTTGGGCTTCGTCTGCTTCCCAATGTTGCCAAATATGTTTAGCATCAACAACTGTCACTACTGCATCTAAGGACAATTGACTTTGCAAATCTTCATCCACAAAAAACGTTTGAATTACAGGTGCAGGATCAGCTAATCCGGTGGTTTCAATGACTAAATGATCAAACTTATCACGGCGTTTCATTAAGTTGCCAATGATGCGAATTAAATCACCACGAACTGTACAACAAATACAGCCATTATTCATTTCAAATATTTCTTCATCTGCATCAATTACCAATTGATTATCAATACCTACTTCTCCAAATTCATTAACAATAACGGCGACTTTTTTACCGTGTTCGTAGGTAAGAATATGATTTAACAACGTGGTTTTACCCGCGCCTA
The window above is part of the Dolichospermum sp. DET69 genome. Proteins encoded here:
- a CDS encoding amino acid ABC transporter ATP-binding protein → MTESKPIIIAKDVHKWYGKFHVLQGVSLTVERGEVVVLMGPSGSGKSTFIRTFNALEEYQQGIITIDGITISHDLKNIETIRKEVGMVFQQFNLFPHLTVLQNITLAPTYVRKISKVKAEELAMQLLERVGILAQAQKYPGQLSGGQQQRVAIARALAMQPKIMLFDEPTSALDPEMVREVLDVMRNLASEGMTMVVVTHEVGFAREVADRVVLMDSGLLVESSTPDTFFTNPKEERTRKFLSQIL
- a CDS encoding GTP-binding protein, whose translation is MITSETFTPVPVTVLTGYLGAGKTTLLNHILTYEHGKKVAVIVNEFGEVGIDNQLVIDADEEIFEMNNGCICCTVRGDLIRIIGNLMKRRDKFDHLVIETTGLADPAPVIQTFFVDEDLQSQLSLDAVVTVVDAKHIWQHWEADEAQEQIAFADVILLNKTDLVTPEVLNELETRIRSMNAMAKIHRTHNSELAMSALLGVNAFNLDHALEIDPHFLGEDAHVHDESVYSVAIVADGSVNGEKINAWMSELLRTQGTDIFRMKGILNIENEDDRFVFQGVHMIFEGKADRPWKVNEKRKNELVFIGRNLDEAKLKQDFFACMS